The proteins below come from a single Lodderomyces elongisporus chromosome 3, complete sequence genomic window:
- the atl1 gene encoding Alkyltransferase-like protein 1, with protein sequence MSTTSNSLTPPPEPTAGLSTPHLNQSEANEPVVAEKKPTVLDIAKDIEKDLADLKEKLDNNYKESNQRVEVALKKIAELSVANELSDYCFGHLAYLLDKPANSRQVGSSLKHCAMIFQDLNQGYEPQDEEYLDLESLPWWRVVSSSGKISPRENSNGQYRQADLLRGESIAVSDAHLIDLKEYGWFPEDVEL encoded by the exons ATGTCCACCACTTCTAACTCACTCACACCGCCACCTGAGCCAACAGCTGGTCTTTCTACACCACACTTGAATCAGTCTGAGGCAAATGAACCAGTAGTtgcagaaaagaaaccaacGGTCCTTGACATCGCCAAGGACATTGAAAAGGACTTGGCCgatttaaaagaaaagttggataataattataagGAACTGAATCAACGAGTCGAAGTtgcattgaaaaaaatagccGAATTGAG TGTTGCTAACGAGTTGTCGGACTACTGCTTCG GCCATTTAGCTTATTTACTCGATAAGCCAGCAAATTCTAGACAGGTAGGGTCGTCACTCAAGCATTGTGCCATGATCTTTCAAGACTTGAATCAAGGCTATGAACCGCAGGATGAAGAATACCTAGACTTGGAGAGTTTACCCTGGTGGAGAGTGGTACTGAGCTCAGGAAAGATTTCGCCTCGTGAAAATTCAAATGGACAGTATCGGCAAGCTGATTTACTACGAGGCGAAAGTATTGCTGTGTCGGATGCTCACTTGATAGATTTGAAAGAGTATGGGTGGTTTCCAGAGGATGTGGAACTATAG